The Malus domestica chromosome 06, GDT2T_hap1 genome has a segment encoding these proteins:
- the LOC103420371 gene encoding uncharacterized protein isoform X2, producing MLGSGLQFGNVRGEDRFYIPVKARKRYNNQHKQARRASKNDPNESPKEHQNSSEKPSFERVLTPTSNLERLLEFTTPSVPAQYFSKTTMRGRRTCDVEFEPYFTLNDLWESFREWSAYGAGVPLVLNNSDSVIQYYVPYLSGIQLYGESSVKSNAKSRQVGEDNDVDNYLDSSSDASSDYEFEKHIKVAKEQGILHHLSRDISTRMGSLSIHGEHPVLQEGFSSDDGEAGNSRGVLLFEFLEQDAPYGREPLADKISGLAHQYPGLKTLRSCDLLPGSWMSVAWYPIYRIPTGPTLKDLDACFLTYHSLSTPMTGGEGVFWLLEFGTICLHKGRGGREKEIERSGDVHEGEGFWISLHLSPL from the exons ATGTTGGGAAGTGGGTTGCAGTTCGGGAATGTTCGTGGGGAGGACAGGTTTTACATTCCTGTGAAAGCAAGGAAGAGATACAACAATCAGCATAAGCAAGCTCGGAGAGCCAGCAAGAACGATCCCAATGAGAGCCCCAAAGAGCATCAGAATTCATCGGAAAAGCCCTCTTTCGAGCGGGTTCTGACACCGACTAGTAATCTGGAGAGGCTCTTGGAGTTCACTACTCCTTCTGTTCCTGCTCAATATTtctcgaag ACGACAATGAGGGGGCGGAGGACTTGTGATGTTGAGTTTGAGCCTTACTTCACACTGAATGATCTATGGGAATCCTTCAGGGAGTGGAGTGCATATGGGGCAGGAGTACCATTGGTCCTTAACAATAGTGATTCTGTTATTCAATACTATGTTCCATATTTATCTGGTATCCAATTATATGGGGAATCTTCAGTGAAGTCAAATGCAAAGTCAAG GCAGGTGGGTGAGGACAATGATGTCGACAACTATTTAGATTCGAGTAGTGATGCAAGCAGTGATTATGAATTTGAGAAACACATAAAGGTTGCAAAGGAGCAGGGGATTCTTCACCATCTAAGCAGGGACATATCTACTAGAATGGGCAGTTTGTCCATACATGGTGAACACCCTGTATTACAAGAAGGCTTTTCTAGTGATGATGGAGAAGCTGGGAATTCTCGAGGTGTCCTGCTTTTTGAGTTTCTTGAGCAGGATGCTCCATATGGCCGTGAACCATTGGCTGACAAG ATATCAGGTCTTGCACACCAGTACCCTGGTTTAAAGACATTAAGAAGCTGTGACTTACTGCCAGGAAGTTGGATGTCAGTCGCTTG GTATCCCATATATCGAATACCTACGGGTCCAACATTGAAAGATTTAGATGCTTGCTTTTTGACATATCATTCACTTTCAACACCCATGACAG GTGGTGAAGGAGTGTTCTGGCTACTTGAGTTTGGCACTATCTGCTTGCACAAAGGAaggggagggagggagaaggaGATAGAGAGAAGTGGCGACGTGCACGAAGGGGAAGGATTCTGGATAAGTTTACATCTTTCACCATTATGA
- the LOC103420372 gene encoding kinesin-like protein NACK1, which translates to MTVKTPGTPTSKIDRTPASTPASKIDRTVVSTPGGPRGAKEEKIVVTVRLRPLNKREQLAKDQVAWECLDDNTIVYKPPPQERSAQPVPFTFDKVFGPSSLTESVYEEGVKNVALSSLMGINATIFAYGQTSSGKTYTMRGITEKAVIDIYNHIINTPERDFTIKISGLEIYNENVRDLLNSESGRSLKLLDDPEKGTVVEKLVEETASNDQHLRHLISICEAQRQVGETALNDNSSRSHQIIRLTIESTLRENSDCVRSFVASLNLVDLAGSERASQTHTDGARLREGCHINLSLMTLTTVIRKLSGGKKSGHIPYRNSKLTRILQHSLGGNARTAIICTLSPALSHFEQSRNTLFFATRAKEVTNNARVNMVVSDKQLVKHLQKEVARLEAELRTPDPSREKDLKIQQMEMEIEELKRQRDRAQSQVLELQQKLDEDPQGSNPSEIPHPSVKKCLSYTGVLSTKPDKKEIGPGDRARNLRQSMRQSSTAPFTLMHEIRKLEHLQEQLGEEANRALEVLQKEVACHRLGNQDAAETIANLQAEIREMRFVRSVPKEVEFGTVVATNKSVSANLKEEITRLHSQGSTIANLEEQLESVQKSIDKLVMSLPSNQQECNIEASLKSKKESKKKCLPLTSSNIANRQNFIRSPCSPLSASRQIAESETENRAPENDDILSGEIQPESEKRTPTKNEECGDVSSKESTPTGYRRSSSVNMKKMQKMFQNAAEENVRNIRTYVTELKERVAKLQYQKQLLVCQVLELEANEAAGYNLENDENICETEEPQVSWQITFKEQRQQIIELWDLCFVSIIHRTQFYLLFKGDPADQIYVEVELRRLTWLQQHLAELGNASPAQVGDEPTVSLSSSMRALKREREFLAKRLSSRLMAEERDALYMKWDVPLEGKQRKLQFVNKLWQDPHDPRHIQESAEIVAKLVGFCESGNLSREMFELNFVLPSDRRPWMMGWNQISNLLNL; encoded by the exons ATGACTGTCAAAACTCCTGGAACACCAACTTCAAAAATAGACAGGACACCGGCATCAACACCGGCTTCAAAAATAGACAGGACAGTAGTCTCAACTCCAGGTGGGCCTAGAGGAGCTAAGGAGGAGAAGATCGTTGTCACGGTGCGTTTAAGGCCTCTAAACAAAAGAGAGCAACTAGCAAAAGACCAAGTTGCGTGGGAATGCCTCGATGACAACACGATTGTGTACAAGCCCCCGCCTCAAGAACGCTCGGCTCAACCGGTCCCATTCACATTTG ATAAAGTTTTCGGTCCTAGTTCCTTAACGGAATCAGTGTACGAGGAAGGAGTGAAAAATGTGGCCTTGTCTTCGTTGATGGGCATCAATG CAACTATATTCGCTTACGGGCAAACGAGCAGTGGGAAGACATACACAATGAGAGGGATAACAGAGAAAGCTGTCATTGATATCTACAAccatatcatcaat ACACCGGAGAGAGACTTTACAATAAAAATTTCTGGATTAGAAATATACAATGAGAACGTGAGGGACCTCCTAAATTCAGAATCGGGTCGTAGTTTGAAGCTTCTAGATGATCCAGAG AAAGGTACAGTGGTTGAGAAACTGGTGGAGGAAACTGCAAGCAATGATCAGCATTTGAGACATTTAATCAGCATTTGTGAAGCCCAAAGACAAGTTGGTGAAACTGCTTTGAATGACAACAGCTCCCGGTCTCATCAGATAATAAGGCTG ACAATTGAAAGTACGCTGCGTGAGAATTCTGACTGCGTGAGATCTTTCGTGGCAAGCCTG AACTTAGTCGATCTGGCTGGAAGCGAAAGAGCTTCGCAAACACATACAGATGGTGCTAGGCTCCGGGAAGGTTGCCACATCAATCTTAGCTTGATGACACTTACAACTGTCATTAGAAAGCTGAG TGGTGGGAAAAAAAGTGGTCATATACCCTATAGAAACTCAAAGCTCACTCGCATATTGCAGCATTCTCTCGGTGGGAATGCACGCACTGCCATCATATGCACCTTGAGTCCGGCATTGAGCCATTTCGAACAATCTCGCAATACGCTCTTCTTTGCCACTAGGGCAAAGGAAGTAACAAATAATGCTCGTGTGAATATG GTTGTTTCGGACAAACAGCTAGTGAAACATCTGCAGAAGGAAGTAGCGAGGCTGGAAGCAGAGCTGCGCACCCCTGACCCGTCAAGggaaaaagacttgaaaattcAGCAG ATGGAAATGGAGATTGAAGAACTGAAACGCCAAAGAGATCGTGCTCAATCTCAAGTGCTCGAATTACAGCAAAAACTTGACGAGGATCCACAG GGTTCAAACCCTTCGGAAATACCCCATCCCTCTGTGAAGAAATGTCTCTCATACACCGGTGTTCTATCAACAAAACCCGACAAAAAGGAGATAGGCCCTGGTGATAGAGCAAGAAATTTGAGGCAGTCTATGAGGCAATCATCAACTGCTCCTTTCACACTAATGCATGAAATCCGAAAACTTGAACACCTGCAAGAACAGCTAGGGGAAGAAGCAAATCGAGCTCTGGAAGTATTACAAAAAGAGGTGGCTTGTCATAGGCTAGGCAACCAAGATGCAGCTGAAACAATTGCCAATCTGCAAGCAGAAATAAGAGAAATGCGTTTTGTCAGATCAGTGCCAAAAGAAGTTGAGTTTGGAACTGTCGTTGCTACCAACAAGAGTGTAAGTGCTAATCTCAAGGAAGAGATTACGAGACTTCATTCACAAGGCAGCACGATTGCAAATCTCGAGGAACAGCTAGAAAGTGTTCAGAAGTCGATAGATAAATTGGTGATGTCTCTTCCTAGCAATCAACAAGAGTGCAATATCGAGGCATCCCTCAAGTCTAAGAAAGAGTCTAAAAAGAAGTGCCTACCTTTGACCTCAAGTAACATTGCCAACCGGCAAAATTTCATCAGATCACCTTGCTCACCTCTATCAGCTTCTCGGCAAATTGCAGAATCTGAAACCGAAAATAGGGCTCCTGAGAATGATGATATTTTGTCCGGCGAGATTCAACCAGAGTCTGAGAAGAGGACTCCGACAAAGAATGAAGAATGTGGAGATGTCTCATCAAAGGAGAGCACTCCAACAGGGTATCGGCGTTCTAGTTCAGTAAACATGAAGAAAATGCAGAAGATGTTCCAAAATGCAGCAGAAGAGAACGTAAGAAACATTAGAACATATGTAACGGAACTGAAAGAGCGGGTGGCCAAACTGCAGTACCAAAAGCAGCTACTAGTTTGCCAG GTTCTGGAGCTGGAAGCAAATGAAGCTGCCGGGTACAATTTAGAGAATGACGAGAACATATGTGAGACTGAGGAGCCCCAAGTCTCGTGGCAAATAACTTTCAAGGAACAAAGACAGCAGATCATTGAGTTGTGGGATTTGTGCTTTGTCTCCATCATTCACAGGACAcaattttatttgttgtttAAGGGTGACCCAGCAGATCAAATCTACGTGGAAGTGGAGCTGAGGCGGTTGACATGGCTGCAACAGCATCTTGCGGAACTTGGGAATGCTAGCCCTGCTCAAGTGGGAGACGAACCCACAGTCTCTTTGTCATCAAG TATGAGAGCGCTAAAGCGCGAAAGGGAGTTCCTTGCGAAGAGGTTGTCTTCACGCTTGATGGCAGAGGAGAGGGATGCATTGTACATGAAATGGGATGTCCCGCTGGAAGGAAAGCAGAGGAAGCTGCAGTTTGTGAACAAGCTTTGGCAAGATCCCCATGATCCCAGGCACATACAGGAGAGTGCTGAAATAGTTGCAAAACTTGTTGGCTTCTGCGAAAGCGGAAACTTGTCGAGAGAGATGTTTGAGCTCAATTTTGTGCTCCCATCTGATAGGAGGCCATGGATGATGGGCTGGAACCAGATATCCAATCTTCTTAATTTGTGA
- the LOC103420371 gene encoding uncharacterized protein isoform X1: MLGSGLQFGNVRGEDRFYIPVKARKRYNNQHKQARRASKNDPNESPKEHQNSSEKPSFERVLTPTSNLERLLEFTTPSVPAQYFSKTTMRGRRTCDVEFEPYFTLNDLWESFREWSAYGAGVPLVLNNSDSVIQYYVPYLSGIQLYGESSVKSNAKSRQVGEDNDVDNYLDSSSDASSDYEFEKHIKVAKEQGILHHLSRDISTRMGSLSIHGEHPVLQEGFSSDDGEAGNSRGVLLFEFLEQDAPYGREPLADKISGLAHQYPGLKTLRSCDLLPGSWMSVAWYPIYRIPTGPTLKDLDACFLTYHSLSTPMTGTVNSPAPVMIYPSEMDGVPRISLPVFGLASYKLKGSLWTQSGVTECQLASSLMQAADSWLSRLQVNHPDFQFFASHGMHCR; this comes from the exons ATGTTGGGAAGTGGGTTGCAGTTCGGGAATGTTCGTGGGGAGGACAGGTTTTACATTCCTGTGAAAGCAAGGAAGAGATACAACAATCAGCATAAGCAAGCTCGGAGAGCCAGCAAGAACGATCCCAATGAGAGCCCCAAAGAGCATCAGAATTCATCGGAAAAGCCCTCTTTCGAGCGGGTTCTGACACCGACTAGTAATCTGGAGAGGCTCTTGGAGTTCACTACTCCTTCTGTTCCTGCTCAATATTtctcgaag ACGACAATGAGGGGGCGGAGGACTTGTGATGTTGAGTTTGAGCCTTACTTCACACTGAATGATCTATGGGAATCCTTCAGGGAGTGGAGTGCATATGGGGCAGGAGTACCATTGGTCCTTAACAATAGTGATTCTGTTATTCAATACTATGTTCCATATTTATCTGGTATCCAATTATATGGGGAATCTTCAGTGAAGTCAAATGCAAAGTCAAG GCAGGTGGGTGAGGACAATGATGTCGACAACTATTTAGATTCGAGTAGTGATGCAAGCAGTGATTATGAATTTGAGAAACACATAAAGGTTGCAAAGGAGCAGGGGATTCTTCACCATCTAAGCAGGGACATATCTACTAGAATGGGCAGTTTGTCCATACATGGTGAACACCCTGTATTACAAGAAGGCTTTTCTAGTGATGATGGAGAAGCTGGGAATTCTCGAGGTGTCCTGCTTTTTGAGTTTCTTGAGCAGGATGCTCCATATGGCCGTGAACCATTGGCTGACAAG ATATCAGGTCTTGCACACCAGTACCCTGGTTTAAAGACATTAAGAAGCTGTGACTTACTGCCAGGAAGTTGGATGTCAGTCGCTTG GTATCCCATATATCGAATACCTACGGGTCCAACATTGAAAGATTTAGATGCTTGCTTTTTGACATATCATTCACTTTCAACACCCATGACAG GTACTGTAAATAGCCCGGCTCCAGTGATGATCTATCCCAGTGAGATGGATGGTGTCCCAAGGATTTCCTTACCTGTTTTTGGACTGGCATCCTACAAGTTAAAAGGATCCCTGTGGACACAAAGTGGAGTGACGGAGTGTCAACTGGCAAGTTCCCTGATGCAGGCCGCAGACAGTTGGCTTAGCCGGCTCCAGGTCAATCACCCCGATTTCCAGTTCTTCGCTTCGCACGGCATGCACTGCAGGTGA
- the LOC139196949 gene encoding uncharacterized mitochondrial protein AtMg00300-like encodes MVKELTGVRYVPILKKNLISLGTLEAKGFRFHSDRHTLKVTYGALVVMKASRCGHLYLLQGSTVTSEASVVSENMGISDSNTTRLWHMRLGHAGEKALQGLVKKGLLKGATTCKLDFCEHCVLGKQTRVKFGTAIHQTNGILDYVHSDVWGPTKTPYLSGRHWFVTFVDDYSRRS; translated from the coding sequence atggttaaagagttgacaggtgttcggtatgtaccgattttgaagaaaaatcttatttctttgggcacTTTAGAAGCCAagggcttcaggtttcattcagataggcatacattgaaagttacttatggtgcacttgttgtgatgaaagcttcTCGATGTGGTCATTTGTATCTATTACAGGGAAGCACCGTGACAAGTGAAGCGTCTGTAGTCTCAGAAAATATGGGCATATCTGATTcaaatactactagactgtggcatatgagattaggccatgctggtgagaaagctctacaagggcttgtgaaaaaagGTCTTTTAAagggtgccacgacttgtaagcttgatttctgtgagcattgtgtcttgggaaagcaaactagagtgaagtttggtactgcaaTACATCAGACGAatggcattcttgattatgtgcattcagatgtttggggtcctacaaagactccctatttgagtggtagacattggttcgtgacctttgttgatgattattcaagaaggtcttag
- the LOC103420371 gene encoding uncharacterized protein isoform X3, with protein MLGSGLQFGNVRGEDRFYIPVKARKRYNNQHKQARRASKNDPNESPKEHQNSSEKPSFERVLTPTSNLERLLEFTTPSVPAQYFSKTTMRGRRTCDVEFEPYFTLNDLWESFREWSAYGAGVPLVLNNSDSVIQYYVPYLSGIQLYGESSVKSNAKSRQVGEDNDVDNYLDSSSDASSDYEFEKHIKVAKEQGILHHLSRDISTRMGSLSIHGEHPVLQEGFSSDDGEAGNSRGVLLFEFLEQDAPYGREPLADKISGLAHQYPGLKTLRSCDLLPGSWMSVAWYPIYRIPTGPTLKDLDACFLTYHSLSTPMTVSGVYNLYP; from the exons ATGTTGGGAAGTGGGTTGCAGTTCGGGAATGTTCGTGGGGAGGACAGGTTTTACATTCCTGTGAAAGCAAGGAAGAGATACAACAATCAGCATAAGCAAGCTCGGAGAGCCAGCAAGAACGATCCCAATGAGAGCCCCAAAGAGCATCAGAATTCATCGGAAAAGCCCTCTTTCGAGCGGGTTCTGACACCGACTAGTAATCTGGAGAGGCTCTTGGAGTTCACTACTCCTTCTGTTCCTGCTCAATATTtctcgaag ACGACAATGAGGGGGCGGAGGACTTGTGATGTTGAGTTTGAGCCTTACTTCACACTGAATGATCTATGGGAATCCTTCAGGGAGTGGAGTGCATATGGGGCAGGAGTACCATTGGTCCTTAACAATAGTGATTCTGTTATTCAATACTATGTTCCATATTTATCTGGTATCCAATTATATGGGGAATCTTCAGTGAAGTCAAATGCAAAGTCAAG GCAGGTGGGTGAGGACAATGATGTCGACAACTATTTAGATTCGAGTAGTGATGCAAGCAGTGATTATGAATTTGAGAAACACATAAAGGTTGCAAAGGAGCAGGGGATTCTTCACCATCTAAGCAGGGACATATCTACTAGAATGGGCAGTTTGTCCATACATGGTGAACACCCTGTATTACAAGAAGGCTTTTCTAGTGATGATGGAGAAGCTGGGAATTCTCGAGGTGTCCTGCTTTTTGAGTTTCTTGAGCAGGATGCTCCATATGGCCGTGAACCATTGGCTGACAAG ATATCAGGTCTTGCACACCAGTACCCTGGTTTAAAGACATTAAGAAGCTGTGACTTACTGCCAGGAAGTTGGATGTCAGTCGCTTG GTATCCCATATATCGAATACCTACGGGTCCAACATTGAAAGATTTAGATGCTTGCTTTTTGACATATCATTCACTTTCAACACCCATGACAG TCTCGGGCGTCTATAATCTTTATCCTTAG